A genomic stretch from Actinomadura rubteroloni includes:
- a CDS encoding restriction endonuclease, whose protein sequence is MTYDSLVNRGEYFSAHYLAEVLPNELKKKDGIRARWAAREESGRPTPAAGLRALKSSYTKDRLSFSDTLDDIREGVVPKDPDGWRKALNELHGDVLRALGFSPVPRELTIVRGEKQHAVQVAHAEPTLIAVECGWAPDVDAAFDPDQAGLLLSPVELDGRERIVLGDKLATWLFGADEQVRFVLILAGGVVILADRLTWGEGRYLAVSLDVALGRGDNKELETIGALFGADSLLPPEEGGAEPLSELLDSSRQHAVGVSKELREGLRKSVEIIANEVLDRIREQGFRPEDIMEPNELGKELSREALRYLYRILFLLYAEARPELGILPTDDEAYVRGYSLARLGDLVVRDLVGEQPRRSVHLYESLDLLFQLVNGDHPSQRVARPRGSSDGEGLRFEPLKADLFEHRRTKLIGKDAIVLDDDDPDSPRIDTRLRNSALHKVLRLLMLTRGKRKERGGFISYAQLGINQLGAVYEGLMSYTGFIAKEELYEVAKNGDPKDGSWMITRSQMESGAYAEDVFVMQVDENGVRTNERVRYRAGAFVYRLAGRDRQTSASYYTPPSLTKVTVELALKERLDQDGTTTSAREILGWTICEPALGSGAFLNEAIDQVAAEYLKRRQNELDEELEPERYLEELQKVKAYIALHNSYGVDLNETAVELAEVSLWLNVMHPGLQAPWFGLHLRRGNSLIGAGRRVYEPEQLKKKAWLSTAPKDVPFRDGAVPDGRIHHFLLPASGWGAVAGEKEAKALAPDEAKRLADWRKRLLKDPSPKKKQGQKLTQVQRLQAIARRAEFLWDLVVKRLQISEREISRPITVWGADDLPQPQEAISRDAVLADLTAPGTPYWRLKTVMDVWCSLWFWPVDKAELLDGTAAAYSRFGEPESSIIEVTEPEAPESMDVGLPAVVEQDSLFGGETKQLPLTGSLATHRPGKNRSRPLDPVLSIIALADLDDWLDFAEAALGRADVPPGSIPSDVDSLGELSDYEDELPKWTGMDSADRLSERFPWLDTAQDIATEQGFFHWELQLAQIFRRGGFDLQMGNPPWVRPYWSEASAMAEIEPWFELSSKPPVSEWEARKRTILNDSDNRLFFLHEFANIVGVSRFLGNLATYEVLTGSGPNLYRAFMVRTWLNLHPCGISGLIHPDSHFSGAREGKLRAAAYRHLRLHAHFQNRRLLFAEIDWNIEYAIQIYGTARPVGFTHISWLYDTAPLVESFDHDGSGERPGIKHNGYWDLRPHRDRITWVDKQTLEEWRRLAGEVAAPTEETKLLYPVTVAENVAIAALSRTKRRLGDMNPRISSGFDETGAKKRGLIEWKTGFPVDWHDVIMRGPQFGAATAFAKQPPFTGRNDKQVDLEELSPNAIPSTDYQRATDLARFRQAQDQWEDHRQAVTEGGIASAPLGRTSEGRGEDTILRPYTDFYRLAWREMIPNNTERSIYAALIPPGPSHIHGVRSMAMIQDRATAAVAGFWTSLPIDYMLRVTGRGHLDVADARVIPAPDMQHPLIEELLLRTLRLNCLTYAYSTLWSQVYSDQWRADCWAMNSMDLPPLQLAGETWSPSTPLRTEAARRMAMVELDCLVSIMLEIDNDALTALYRARYPQMYVYESEMWFDSRGRRISENFNARGSKQQKETFSCLMEHLTDPGRMPPPQGYTGPFYKADREAEYRQAHAVFSERLERAKAEGWTPDEGSRA, encoded by the coding sequence GTGACGTACGACTCGCTGGTCAACCGGGGTGAGTACTTCTCCGCGCACTACCTCGCCGAGGTGCTGCCGAACGAGCTGAAGAAGAAGGACGGCATCCGGGCGCGGTGGGCCGCACGGGAGGAGTCGGGCAGGCCGACCCCGGCCGCAGGGCTGCGGGCGTTGAAGAGCTCTTACACCAAGGACCGGTTGTCCTTCTCGGACACGCTGGACGACATCCGCGAAGGTGTCGTGCCGAAGGACCCGGACGGCTGGCGCAAGGCGCTGAACGAGCTGCACGGAGATGTGCTGCGCGCGCTGGGGTTCTCTCCGGTGCCGCGTGAGCTGACGATCGTCCGGGGAGAGAAGCAGCACGCGGTTCAGGTCGCGCACGCGGAGCCGACCCTGATCGCCGTGGAGTGCGGTTGGGCCCCGGATGTGGACGCCGCGTTCGACCCCGACCAAGCCGGGCTGCTCCTGTCCCCGGTCGAGCTGGACGGCCGGGAGCGGATCGTCCTCGGTGACAAGCTCGCGACATGGCTGTTCGGCGCGGACGAGCAGGTGCGGTTCGTGCTGATCCTGGCCGGCGGCGTGGTCATCCTGGCCGACCGGCTGACGTGGGGCGAGGGACGGTATCTCGCCGTCAGTCTGGACGTCGCGCTAGGACGTGGAGACAACAAGGAACTGGAGACGATCGGCGCACTGTTCGGCGCCGATTCGCTGCTGCCTCCGGAAGAAGGCGGCGCAGAGCCGCTTTCAGAACTGCTGGACAGCTCCCGGCAGCACGCCGTCGGCGTGTCCAAGGAGTTGCGCGAGGGCCTGCGCAAATCGGTTGAGATCATCGCCAACGAGGTGCTGGACCGGATCCGTGAGCAGGGGTTCCGCCCCGAGGACATCATGGAGCCGAACGAACTGGGCAAGGAGCTCAGCCGCGAGGCCCTGCGATACCTGTATCGGATTCTGTTCCTGCTGTATGCGGAGGCACGGCCGGAACTCGGGATTCTGCCCACCGACGATGAGGCGTACGTCCGTGGATACAGCCTGGCTCGACTGGGTGACCTCGTCGTCCGTGATCTGGTGGGGGAGCAGCCGCGGCGGAGCGTCCACCTGTACGAGTCGCTGGATCTGCTGTTCCAGTTGGTGAACGGCGATCATCCATCGCAGCGGGTGGCTCGGCCCCGGGGTTCGTCCGATGGCGAGGGCCTGCGCTTCGAGCCGCTGAAGGCGGACCTGTTCGAGCACCGGCGCACCAAGCTCATCGGCAAGGACGCCATCGTTCTGGACGACGACGATCCGGACTCGCCGCGCATCGACACGCGACTGCGGAACAGCGCGCTGCACAAGGTGCTGCGGTTGCTCATGCTGACCAGGGGGAAGCGCAAGGAACGCGGCGGGTTCATCTCGTACGCGCAGCTCGGGATCAACCAGCTGGGCGCGGTGTACGAGGGGCTGATGTCCTACACCGGGTTCATTGCCAAGGAGGAGCTGTACGAGGTCGCCAAGAACGGCGACCCGAAGGACGGCTCCTGGATGATCACGCGCTCGCAGATGGAGTCCGGAGCGTACGCCGAGGACGTCTTCGTGATGCAGGTGGACGAGAACGGCGTCCGGACGAACGAGCGCGTCCGCTACCGGGCGGGCGCGTTCGTCTACCGCCTCGCGGGACGCGACCGGCAGACCAGCGCCTCGTACTACACGCCGCCTTCGCTGACGAAAGTCACCGTCGAGCTGGCGCTGAAGGAACGGCTCGACCAGGACGGCACCACCACATCAGCTCGCGAGATCCTCGGCTGGACCATCTGCGAGCCGGCGCTCGGCTCGGGCGCGTTCCTCAACGAGGCGATCGACCAGGTCGCCGCCGAGTACCTGAAGCGCCGCCAGAACGAGCTCGACGAAGAATTGGAGCCCGAGCGCTACCTAGAGGAGCTGCAGAAGGTCAAGGCGTACATCGCCCTGCACAACTCCTACGGCGTGGACCTGAACGAAACCGCCGTCGAGTTGGCGGAGGTCTCGCTGTGGCTGAACGTCATGCATCCCGGCTTGCAAGCCCCCTGGTTCGGCCTGCACCTGCGCCGGGGCAACTCACTGATCGGCGCCGGGCGTCGCGTGTACGAGCCGGAGCAGCTGAAGAAGAAGGCATGGCTCTCGACCGCGCCCAAGGACGTCCCGTTCCGCGATGGCGCGGTCCCTGACGGGCGCATCCATCACTTCCTGCTTCCCGCATCAGGCTGGGGCGCCGTGGCCGGCGAGAAGGAAGCCAAGGCGTTGGCTCCGGACGAGGCCAAGCGGCTCGCCGATTGGCGCAAGCGGCTTCTGAAGGATCCATCGCCCAAGAAGAAGCAGGGCCAGAAGCTCACCCAGGTCCAGCGCCTACAGGCGATCGCCCGACGCGCCGAGTTCCTGTGGGACCTGGTCGTCAAACGCTTGCAGATCTCCGAACGCGAGATCAGCCGTCCCATCACGGTCTGGGGAGCGGACGACCTGCCCCAGCCGCAGGAGGCGATCAGTCGTGACGCCGTTCTCGCCGACCTGACCGCTCCCGGCACCCCCTACTGGCGTCTCAAGACCGTCATGGACGTCTGGTGCTCACTGTGGTTCTGGCCCGTCGACAAGGCGGAACTGCTGGACGGTACCGCCGCTGCCTACAGCCGCTTCGGTGAACCGGAGTCATCCATCATCGAAGTCACCGAACCCGAAGCACCCGAGTCAATGGACGTCGGACTACCGGCCGTCGTGGAACAGGACTCGCTGTTCGGCGGCGAGACCAAGCAACTTCCGTTGACGGGTTCGCTGGCGACCCACCGTCCCGGCAAGAACCGGTCACGGCCTCTCGACCCGGTCCTCAGCATCATCGCGCTCGCCGACCTGGACGACTGGCTCGACTTCGCCGAAGCCGCTCTCGGCCGCGCGGACGTCCCGCCGGGTTCGATCCCCTCCGACGTCGACAGCCTGGGGGAACTCTCGGACTACGAGGACGAACTTCCCAAGTGGACCGGCATGGACTCCGCCGACCGCCTGTCGGAGCGTTTCCCCTGGCTCGACACCGCCCAGGACATCGCCACGGAACAGGGCTTCTTCCACTGGGAACTCCAGCTTGCCCAAATATTCCGGCGCGGCGGCTTTGACCTACAAATGGGCAACCCGCCATGGGTTCGCCCATATTGGTCCGAAGCATCCGCGATGGCGGAGATCGAACCATGGTTTGAACTTTCTTCAAAACCGCCGGTGAGCGAATGGGAGGCCAGAAAAAGGACAATCCTCAACGACAGCGACAATCGCCTTTTCTTTCTTCATGAATTTGCAAACATTGTAGGCGTTTCGAGATTTCTCGGCAATCTAGCGACCTACGAAGTCCTCACCGGCTCCGGACCTAACCTGTACCGGGCGTTTATGGTTCGAACCTGGCTCAATCTTCATCCCTGTGGAATTTCTGGGCTAATACATCCCGACTCGCATTTTAGCGGTGCGCGCGAGGGAAAATTGCGTGCAGCCGCATACCGCCACCTGCGCCTGCATGCGCACTTTCAGAACCGTCGACTCTTGTTCGCAGAGATCGACTGGAACATTGAATACGCTATCCAGATCTATGGCACGGCTCGCCCTGTTGGGTTCACGCACATCAGCTGGCTTTACGACACGGCACCTTTGGTGGAATCATTCGATCACGACGGATCAGGGGAGCGCCCAGGGATCAAACACAACGGCTACTGGGACCTTCGCCCGCACCGCGATAGAATTACGTGGGTCGATAAACAGACTCTGGAAGAGTGGAGAAGGCTGGCTGGCGAAGTAGCCGCACCTACCGAGGAAACCAAGCTACTCTATCCAGTAACGGTCGCCGAAAATGTGGCCATAGCCGCTCTTTCCCGCACTAAGCGCCGACTTGGAGATATGAATCCAAGGATTAGTTCGGGTTTCGACGAAACAGGCGCCAAAAAGAGGGGTCTCATCGAGTGGAAGACCGGATTTCCAGTCGATTGGCATGATGTCATCATGCGTGGCCCGCAGTTCGGCGCTGCAACTGCTTTCGCCAAGCAGCCGCCTTTTACGGGAAGAAATGACAAACAAGTAGACCTCGAAGAGCTCAGCCCAAACGCAATACCGTCAACGGACTATCAACGCGCGACCGACCTCGCCCGGTTCAGGCAAGCCCAAGATCAATGGGAAGATCATCGACAGGCAGTCACTGAGGGCGGGATCGCATCCGCACCTTTGGGACGAACCAGCGAGGGCCGGGGCGAGGACACAATCCTTAGGCCTTATACGGACTTCTATCGCCTCGCCTGGCGGGAAATGATCCCCAATAACACTGAGCGAAGCATCTACGCGGCGCTAATTCCCCCCGGGCCTTCCCATATCCATGGGGTGCGCTCCATGGCCATGATTCAGGATCGAGCAACCGCCGCCGTGGCTGGATTCTGGACATCCCTTCCGATCGACTACATGCTCCGAGTTACCGGAAGAGGGCACCTTGATGTGGCGGATGCGCGTGTAATACCTGCCCCAGACATGCAGCATCCGCTGATCGAGGAACTACTGCTAAGAACACTGCGCCTTAATTGCCTGACCTACGCCTATTCGACACTTTGGTCACAGGTCTACTCAGACCAATGGAGGGCCGATTGCTGGGCGATGAATTCCATGGATCTGCCGCCACTCCAGCTCGCCGGCGAGACGTGGTCACCTTCCACTCCCCTCCGGACCGAAGCGGCGCGCCGTATGGCTATGGTGGAACTAGATTGCCTAGTTTCCATCATGCTTGAAATTGACAACGATGCCCTTACCGCTCTCTATCGTGCACGCTACCCACAGATGTATGTTTATGAGAGTGAAATGTGGTTCGATTCGCGCGGAAGGCGGATATCAGAGAATTTCAATGCCCGGGGGAGTAAGCAGCAAAAGGAAACTTTTAGTTGCTTGATGGAACATCTGACCGACCCGGGGAGAATGCCGCCCCCCCAGGGATACACAGGGCCGTTCTACAAGGCCGACCGGGAGGCTGAGTATCGACAGGCGCATGCTGTCTTCTCGGAGCGGCTTGAGCGGGCCAAGGCTGAGGGCTGGACGCCTGACGAGGGAAGTAGAGCGTGA
- a CDS encoding DEAD/DEAH box helicase, giving the protein MTVSEATPYAPGARIEVRDTEWMVRTCTPTEHDGYMIRAIGVSELVRDEDGVFFTGLDDVNPLRPEDTELVADDTPRFAKSRLYLESVLRRTPLPQSERGLALPDRFLLNPHAYQQRPAELALKGLRPRVLIADVVGLGKTLEIGLTLAELIRRGRGERILVVTPQQVLEQFQHELWTRFAIPLVRLDSVGLERIQRDIPAGRNPFLYYKRVIISVDTLKNQGKYGQHLRSMHWDAVVIDESHNVINKGNLRNDLAALLAMHTDALLLASATPHNGVAESFAELISLLDPAAIVDKKKYSAKDIEHLYIRRTKVSSEVRDQIGGKWPARGPSEAIHCTASKAEEAVFRELKETWLPGPAQAAPVIGRDRRLFPYTLAKAFLSSPKALSVTVGKRIENATEPREIEALGRLARLTAEVRADETSKLKALVTKLKEIGVDKGDIRAVVFSESVPTLQWLQEVVPGEVGLKDDQVEIMHGGLSDQQQQGIVENFSLADSKVRVLFTGDVASEGVNLHRQCHHLIHYDLPWSLIRIEQRNGRIDRYGQTHQPRFSALILKSSLEGALDDTTVSEKLLRREEQAHNSLGTAEAVTGEFSAKKEEDRLIKDLFDGKTVEQALEQAEGTDALADLLGAVGEQRGQAEPPRASVPRLFASTEEFVREALDTVAPELKIDDDGALLAFEPPADLVHRLSALPASYLRTHKIKERMKVTFDRDLAQRKLDEARKSKTFWPDIAYLSDLHPLVEWVVDKVQVQLVRQQAPVLTADVAAPTFLVQGIYSNALGQPTVVEWMAVSGLPDAPVICNMTEVLAEAGVGPHMINTSRNPDLERLGTLVRPAVDAARKYLDECRTDHEAEVDRQLEPYESRVVEWEQASLEGIPEDWRAAQKRDSVRTTAEEQRRLVESMRTTGEPLLRILAVLEGDK; this is encoded by the coding sequence GTGACCGTCAGCGAGGCGACGCCGTACGCGCCGGGTGCGCGCATCGAGGTCCGCGACACCGAATGGATGGTCCGGACCTGCACACCGACCGAGCACGACGGTTACATGATCAGAGCCATCGGGGTGTCGGAGCTGGTCCGCGACGAGGACGGCGTCTTCTTCACCGGCCTCGACGACGTCAATCCGCTGCGGCCGGAGGACACCGAGCTCGTCGCCGACGACACTCCCCGCTTCGCCAAGAGCCGCCTGTACCTGGAGTCGGTGCTCCGCAGGACGCCGCTCCCCCAGTCGGAACGCGGCCTGGCTTTGCCGGACCGGTTTCTGCTGAACCCGCACGCCTACCAGCAGCGACCCGCCGAACTGGCCTTGAAGGGGCTGCGTCCGCGCGTCCTGATCGCGGACGTGGTCGGGCTCGGCAAGACGCTGGAGATCGGCCTGACCCTCGCCGAGCTGATCCGGCGTGGCCGGGGTGAGCGCATTCTGGTGGTCACTCCGCAGCAGGTGCTGGAGCAGTTCCAGCACGAGTTGTGGACGCGGTTCGCGATCCCGCTCGTCCGGCTCGACTCGGTGGGGTTGGAGCGCATCCAGCGGGACATTCCGGCGGGGCGGAACCCGTTCCTCTACTACAAGCGGGTCATCATCTCCGTCGACACCCTGAAGAACCAGGGGAAGTACGGCCAGCACCTGCGGAGCATGCACTGGGACGCCGTCGTCATCGACGAGTCCCACAACGTGATCAACAAGGGAAACCTGCGGAACGACCTTGCCGCACTGCTGGCCATGCACACCGATGCGCTGCTGCTGGCCAGCGCGACACCGCACAACGGCGTCGCCGAGTCGTTCGCCGAACTGATCAGCCTGCTCGATCCAGCTGCGATCGTCGACAAGAAGAAGTACTCCGCCAAGGACATCGAGCATCTCTATATCCGCCGCACGAAGGTGAGCTCGGAGGTGCGGGACCAGATCGGCGGCAAGTGGCCGGCGCGCGGTCCGTCCGAGGCGATCCACTGCACGGCGTCCAAGGCGGAAGAAGCCGTCTTCCGCGAGTTGAAGGAGACCTGGCTGCCAGGGCCCGCCCAGGCCGCTCCGGTCATCGGACGCGACCGACGACTGTTCCCGTACACGCTGGCCAAGGCGTTCCTGTCATCGCCCAAAGCCCTGTCCGTGACCGTCGGGAAGCGGATCGAGAACGCGACGGAGCCGCGCGAGATCGAGGCGCTGGGACGGCTGGCGCGGCTCACCGCCGAGGTCAGGGCCGACGAGACGTCCAAGCTGAAGGCGCTCGTCACCAAGCTCAAGGAGATCGGCGTCGACAAGGGCGACATACGCGCTGTGGTCTTCTCCGAGAGCGTTCCGACCCTGCAGTGGCTCCAGGAGGTTGTTCCAGGCGAGGTCGGTCTCAAGGACGACCAGGTCGAGATCATGCACGGCGGCCTGTCCGACCAGCAGCAACAGGGCATCGTCGAGAACTTCTCGCTCGCCGACAGCAAGGTGCGGGTCCTGTTCACGGGCGACGTCGCCTCCGAGGGCGTCAACCTGCACCGGCAGTGCCACCACCTGATCCACTACGACCTGCCGTGGAGCCTGATCCGGATCGAGCAGCGCAATGGCCGCATCGACCGGTATGGGCAGACGCACCAGCCCCGGTTCAGCGCGCTCATCCTCAAGTCGTCCCTTGAGGGCGCCCTGGACGACACGACCGTCTCCGAGAAGCTGCTGCGTCGCGAGGAGCAGGCGCACAACAGTCTCGGCACCGCGGAGGCCGTCACCGGCGAGTTCTCCGCCAAGAAGGAAGAGGACCGCCTGATCAAGGACCTGTTCGACGGCAAGACCGTCGAGCAGGCGCTGGAGCAGGCGGAGGGCACCGACGCCCTCGCCGACCTCCTGGGCGCGGTCGGGGAGCAACGCGGGCAGGCCGAGCCGCCTCGCGCGAGCGTCCCGCGGCTGTTCGCGTCGACCGAAGAATTCGTGCGCGAGGCACTGGACACGGTCGCTCCCGAACTGAAGATCGACGATGACGGGGCGTTGCTGGCGTTCGAGCCGCCCGCCGACCTCGTACATCGACTGTCCGCCCTCCCCGCCTCGTACCTGCGCACACACAAGATCAAGGAGCGGATGAAGGTCACCTTCGACCGCGACCTGGCACAGCGCAAGCTGGACGAGGCACGCAAGAGCAAGACGTTCTGGCCGGACATCGCCTACCTGTCGGACCTGCATCCGCTGGTGGAATGGGTGGTCGACAAGGTCCAGGTGCAGTTGGTCCGGCAACAGGCGCCGGTGCTCACCGCGGACGTCGCCGCGCCGACGTTCCTGGTGCAAGGCATCTACTCGAACGCTCTCGGGCAGCCGACCGTCGTGGAATGGATGGCCGTCAGCGGACTGCCGGACGCACCGGTGATCTGCAACATGACCGAGGTGCTGGCCGAGGCCGGAGTCGGTCCGCACATGATCAACACTTCGCGCAACCCGGACTTGGAGCGCCTCGGCACGCTCGTCCGGCCTGCGGTGGACGCCGCACGGAAGTACCTGGACGAATGCCGCACGGATCACGAAGCCGAGGTCGATCGGCAGCTGGAACCGTATGAGTCACGCGTCGTCGAGTGGGAGCAGGCAAGTCTGGAAGGGATCCCGGAGGACTGGCGGGCCGCGCAGAAGCGCGATTCCGTCCGGACCACCGCTGAGGAGCAGCGCCGCCTGGTCGAGTCGATGCGGACCACGGGCGAGCCGCTGCTGCGTATCCTTGCCGTCCTTGAGGGGGACAAGTGA
- a CDS encoding serine/threonine-protein kinase, with the protein MPSDPRRIGGIELHGRLGEGGMGQVFFGVTPGGDQVAVKIVHKAYADREDIRERFAREVTAMSMVQGPRVASLIAAAGPDDDQPWLAMEYVRGFTLRDFVHGHGPLDAGMGAALGDLLAEGLGAVHEAGLLHRDLKPANILLSGDGPKIIDFGLVSLGEALDSGAAELTTSGVTLGTPVTMSPEQVSTPTSLTPAADVYSMGASLLFALTSHYPYERRQMPALLWAITDPETAPDLSGVPPELVPVVAGLIAHRADERHDLDEARDRFQHLLASAGFAPGEAYVRLAAVTYIERPSDPPADVDPPRAEPRRERTPRTPTPVVERLASRLSSAYQRDRSL; encoded by the coding sequence ATGCCGTCCGATCCGCGGCGGATCGGGGGAATCGAGCTGCACGGCCGGCTCGGTGAAGGCGGGATGGGGCAGGTCTTCTTCGGAGTCACCCCGGGTGGCGATCAGGTCGCTGTCAAGATCGTCCACAAGGCGTACGCCGATCGTGAGGACATCCGCGAACGGTTCGCTCGCGAAGTCACCGCAATGAGCATGGTGCAGGGCCCGCGCGTGGCCTCACTGATCGCCGCCGCCGGTCCGGACGACGACCAACCGTGGCTGGCGATGGAGTACGTCCGTGGGTTCACCCTGCGCGACTTCGTCCACGGGCACGGCCCCTTGGACGCCGGCATGGGCGCCGCGCTCGGTGACCTGCTCGCCGAAGGACTCGGCGCGGTCCATGAGGCCGGGCTGCTGCACCGCGATCTGAAGCCGGCCAACATCCTCCTCTCCGGCGACGGCCCTAAGATCATCGACTTCGGGCTGGTCTCGCTCGGCGAGGCGCTGGACAGCGGCGCCGCCGAGCTCACCACCAGCGGAGTCACACTCGGCACTCCGGTGACCATGTCGCCCGAACAGGTCTCGACGCCGACGAGCCTCACTCCGGCCGCGGACGTCTACTCGATGGGCGCGAGCCTGCTGTTCGCTCTGACTTCGCATTACCCGTACGAGCGTCGGCAGATGCCCGCCCTGCTGTGGGCGATCACGGACCCGGAGACGGCACCGGACCTGAGCGGGGTGCCACCAGAGCTGGTCCCGGTCGTCGCGGGGCTGATCGCCCACCGGGCGGACGAGCGTCACGACCTCGACGAAGCGCGGGACCGCTTCCAGCACTTGCTCGCGTCCGCCGGATTCGCGCCGGGCGAGGCGTACGTCCGGCTGGCAGCGGTCACCTACATCGAGCGGCCCTCCGATCCACCGGCTGATGTCGACCCTCCGCGCGCCGAGCCTCGGCGTGAGCGGACACCCCGTACACCGACCCCGGTCGTCGAGCGTCTAGCCAGTCGATTGAGTAGTGCCTACCAGCGCGACCGGTCCCTCTGA
- a CDS encoding CBS domain-containing protein — MAESVPAAWMIRAGRDGERESQALTEGLVIAGWDELGDIGGAESRQDLRRMVRKTYPDDGKARIANWTGQLWRFVDTIKEGDHVVLPLKTHPGRVAVGRITGPYIYRYDAPEGFRHVRPVKWIRTNISRDDIRQDLLDSLGSLLTVCGLTRFDAARRVAHLAAHGTDPGVEKAEGEYEASSRPELLAEAADRSPDDPVRLTIRTLLGHWDAARRTPNVVAEIEEALEEKGLATRPAFTEGWVDNFIQLVPVGEEPVVGETSFPAQVADDTEDASELPRITLRIGDLRAANDAVESVRPEDSLHKATTLMVLKNYSQLAVVSEDGTFYGAVSWESIGRAQVARASASLADATVAALVVEYHEPLLEQIDQIYTRGFVFVRSQDKSGLCGIVTAADLTRRFDDLARPFVLIEEIERRLRRRVNEKLTLDEIRSSARRRPEHVRSAGDLTLGNFPYLLEPPERWAKLEWSLDHQLFLDLMKAVAGIRNETMHFSPDPLTGEQMSTLTGFLDLLRTVDPNA, encoded by the coding sequence GTGGCCGAGTCGGTTCCAGCGGCCTGGATGATCCGCGCCGGACGTGACGGCGAGCGTGAGAGCCAGGCTTTGACCGAAGGGCTTGTCATCGCGGGCTGGGACGAACTCGGGGACATCGGAGGCGCCGAGTCCAGACAGGACCTCCGACGGATGGTCCGGAAGACCTATCCGGACGACGGCAAGGCGCGGATCGCCAACTGGACCGGCCAGCTTTGGCGATTCGTGGACACCATCAAGGAGGGTGACCATGTCGTCCTCCCGCTCAAAACCCACCCTGGCCGAGTGGCGGTGGGGCGGATCACCGGCCCGTACATCTATCGGTATGATGCACCGGAGGGCTTTCGGCACGTCCGGCCCGTCAAATGGATCCGAACCAATATTTCTCGCGACGACATCAGACAGGACCTGCTTGACAGCCTCGGGTCCCTGCTGACGGTTTGCGGCTTGACCCGTTTCGACGCTGCGCGCCGTGTTGCGCACCTCGCCGCCCATGGGACTGATCCGGGCGTTGAGAAAGCGGAGGGCGAGTACGAGGCGAGTAGCCGCCCGGAACTGCTGGCGGAGGCCGCCGACCGCAGCCCCGACGATCCCGTTCGGCTCACGATCAGGACGCTCCTCGGCCACTGGGACGCCGCCCGCCGGACGCCCAACGTCGTCGCCGAGATCGAGGAGGCGCTCGAGGAGAAGGGCCTCGCGACCCGGCCGGCGTTCACCGAAGGCTGGGTCGACAACTTCATCCAGCTCGTCCCGGTCGGGGAGGAGCCGGTCGTCGGCGAGACGAGCTTCCCGGCGCAGGTGGCCGACGACACCGAAGACGCCTCCGAACTGCCCAGGATCACGCTGCGGATCGGTGACCTCCGGGCGGCGAACGATGCCGTCGAGTCGGTTCGGCCCGAAGACTCGCTGCACAAGGCGACGACCCTGATGGTGTTGAAGAATTACTCGCAGCTCGCCGTGGTCTCGGAGGACGGGACGTTCTACGGTGCGGTGAGCTGGGAGTCCATCGGACGCGCCCAGGTCGCGCGGGCGAGCGCCTCGTTGGCCGACGCGACAGTGGCGGCTCTGGTCGTGGAGTACCACGAGCCGCTCCTCGAACAGATCGACCAGATCTACACCCGGGGCTTCGTGTTCGTTCGCAGCCAGGACAAGTCGGGGTTGTGCGGGATCGTCACGGCGGCCGACCTGACCCGCCGATTCGACGACCTGGCCCGGCCGTTCGTCCTCATTGAAGAGATCGAACGCCGGTTGCGGCGCCGCGTGAACGAAAAGCTGACGCTGGACGAGATCCGCAGCAGCGCACGGCGACGGCCGGAACATGTGCGGTCGGCAGGCGACCTCACATTGGGCAACTTCCCGTACCTCTTGGAGCCGCCGGAGCGTTGGGCCAAACTCGAATGGTCGCTGGACCACCAGCTCTTCCTGGATCTGATGAAGGCCGTGGCCGGAATCAGGAACGAAACCATGCACTTCAGCCCGGACCCCTTGACCGGCGAGCAGATGAGCACGCTCACCGGCTTCCTCGACCTTCTTCGCACGGTCGACCCGAACGCATGA